A stretch of Cryptosporangium aurantiacum DNA encodes these proteins:
- a CDS encoding amidohydrolase family protein gives MRIDVHAHYWAAPYIDLLVELGRNDLAFAGRQADDLDERVAEMDSVGVDVQILSAIGLNTEVPDPQGSRRAAAGINDIYADVVERYRGRFRAFGSVPLPFVDQAIAESDRALDELGFEGIALPCSVDGKPLDDPSFEPFWENLATKNAVVYLHPVGSNSACHPGLADWGLHTAYGSPVQLATAATRMVFSGLTFRYPTIKFVFAVCGGILPYLWPRLERNLRRGLERSAENAVGGNYFSWVQKLPLDPDDPMSAFKRFWYDSSTQETPITMQLVKETFGVDRLLLGSDAIFASLTEVVAYVENSPYLTAGEKTAVLDRNAQALLNLPALTGATGKD, from the coding sequence GTGAGAATTGACGTCCACGCCCATTACTGGGCCGCCCCGTACATCGACCTCCTGGTGGAGCTCGGCCGCAACGATCTCGCGTTCGCCGGCCGCCAGGCCGATGACCTGGACGAACGCGTGGCGGAGATGGACAGCGTCGGTGTCGACGTGCAGATCCTGAGCGCCATCGGGCTCAACACCGAGGTTCCGGATCCGCAGGGTTCCCGCCGTGCGGCGGCGGGGATCAACGACATCTACGCCGACGTCGTGGAGCGCTACCGGGGCCGGTTCCGGGCGTTCGGCAGCGTGCCGTTGCCCTTCGTCGACCAGGCGATCGCCGAATCCGACCGTGCCCTCGACGAGCTGGGCTTCGAAGGCATCGCGCTACCGTGCTCAGTCGACGGCAAGCCGCTCGACGACCCGTCGTTCGAACCGTTCTGGGAGAACCTGGCCACCAAGAACGCGGTGGTGTATCTCCATCCGGTCGGCTCCAACTCCGCCTGCCATCCCGGCCTGGCCGACTGGGGCCTTCACACCGCTTACGGCAGCCCGGTGCAGCTGGCCACCGCCGCGACCCGAATGGTCTTCTCCGGCCTCACGTTCCGGTACCCGACGATCAAGTTCGTCTTCGCGGTCTGCGGTGGAATCCTCCCGTACCTGTGGCCCCGGCTGGAGCGCAACCTCCGTCGCGGGCTGGAGCGCAGCGCGGAGAACGCCGTCGGCGGGAACTACTTCTCGTGGGTTCAGAAGCTGCCGCTCGACCCGGACGACCCGATGAGCGCGTTCAAACGCTTCTGGTACGACTCCAGCACTCAAGAGACGCCGATCACGATGCAGCTGGTCAAGGAGACCTTCGGCGTGGATCGGCTCCTGCTCGGCAGCGACGCGATCTTCGCCTCGCTCACCGAAGTGGTGGCCTACGTCGAGAACTCGCCGTACCTGACCGCGGGCGAGAAGACCGCCGTCCTCGACCGCAACGCCCAGGCCCTGCTCAACCTGCCGGCGCTCACCGGCGCGACCGGTAAGGACTGA
- a CDS encoding ABC transporter permease: protein MDQLLLFVLLGLGPGALIAGLALALVLTHRGSGTINLAVGAFAVLGAYVFYGLRTDGYLFLIPLPLLPDQIDFGGPWATAPALLAALGICALAGAIVDLAVLRPLRTASPLAKLLATLGVLVVIQSAVTLRFGSDGQVAPDVFPAGPEDVVRMAGATVPQNRFALAVVVLLATVALALVYRFTRFGLASRAAAENETLAVVSGLAPTALSLVNTVTAAVVAGGLGVLAASQTQLDPRTIPLAVIPALGAALLARFSSFLIATGAGLTLGIVQSVLVYLQSRPWFPTADGQPVPGIADLLFFLVIVGAMLWQGAALPQRGVAVEQRLPSAVAPSRLARPTVIGAIVLTAAFLILPFGFRQALINSLIATVVCLSLVVITGYVGQVSLIQVALAGVAGFTVSRLAESTGLGFPFAPLLGIAAAVALGTLTAFSALRVRGVNLAIVTIAGAVALQSFGFQNPVWGAGVDVLKVPPPTLAGIELGPDAPFPINFAAPPSPVFGLCCAAVLLCVALFVGSLRRSTLGKQLLAVRSNERAAAAAGISVRNVKLLAFALSSAIAGIGGALYAYNYGAVSSDRFDLMLALTFVAFAYVGGIASVPGALIAGLGVTAGLMGYLLDGWIGIPSTWQLLLGGFALVLTIAHQPDGIAGQLRRSTHRRTPAGAVR from the coding sequence ATGGATCAGCTGCTGTTATTCGTCCTGCTCGGCCTCGGGCCGGGTGCTCTCATCGCCGGGCTCGCGCTAGCGCTGGTACTCACCCACCGCGGATCGGGCACGATCAACCTCGCCGTCGGCGCGTTCGCGGTACTCGGCGCCTACGTCTTCTACGGCCTGCGCACGGACGGATATCTCTTCCTCATTCCGTTGCCCCTGCTGCCGGATCAGATCGACTTCGGCGGTCCCTGGGCCACCGCCCCGGCCCTGCTCGCAGCGCTCGGTATCTGTGCACTCGCGGGTGCGATCGTCGACCTCGCGGTGCTCCGCCCTCTGCGCACCGCGTCACCACTGGCGAAGCTGCTGGCCACGCTGGGTGTTCTGGTCGTGATCCAGTCGGCCGTCACGCTGCGGTTCGGCAGTGACGGGCAGGTCGCGCCCGATGTGTTTCCGGCCGGGCCGGAGGACGTGGTGCGCATGGCCGGCGCGACCGTGCCGCAGAACCGCTTCGCGCTGGCCGTGGTCGTCCTGCTCGCCACGGTCGCGCTCGCGCTCGTCTACCGGTTCACGCGGTTCGGCCTGGCCAGCCGGGCGGCAGCGGAGAACGAAACGCTGGCTGTCGTCAGTGGGCTCGCCCCCACCGCCCTTTCGCTGGTCAACACCGTGACGGCCGCCGTTGTCGCGGGCGGGCTCGGCGTGCTGGCCGCCTCGCAGACCCAGCTCGATCCCCGCACGATTCCGCTCGCGGTCATCCCGGCACTCGGGGCGGCGTTGCTGGCCCGCTTCTCGTCCTTCCTGATCGCTACCGGGGCGGGCTTGACCCTGGGAATAGTCCAGTCGGTCCTGGTCTATCTCCAGAGCCGGCCGTGGTTCCCTACCGCCGACGGCCAGCCGGTGCCCGGTATCGCGGACCTGCTGTTCTTCCTGGTCATCGTCGGCGCGATGCTCTGGCAGGGCGCCGCTCTCCCCCAGCGCGGCGTCGCGGTCGAGCAGCGGCTTCCTTCCGCGGTGGCTCCCAGCCGCCTGGCGCGCCCGACCGTGATCGGCGCGATCGTGCTCACCGCCGCGTTCTTGATCCTGCCGTTCGGCTTCCGGCAGGCGTTGATCAACTCGCTGATCGCCACGGTCGTCTGCCTGTCCCTCGTCGTCATCACCGGATACGTGGGTCAGGTCTCGCTCATCCAGGTCGCGCTCGCCGGCGTCGCCGGGTTCACCGTCTCGCGGTTGGCCGAGTCGACCGGGCTCGGGTTCCCGTTCGCCCCGCTGCTCGGAATCGCCGCCGCCGTAGCGCTCGGCACGCTGACTGCGTTCTCCGCGTTGCGGGTCCGCGGCGTCAACCTCGCGATCGTCACGATCGCCGGCGCGGTGGCCCTGCAGTCCTTCGGGTTCCAGAATCCGGTCTGGGGCGCCGGCGTCGACGTGTTGAAGGTGCCGCCACCGACGCTCGCCGGTATCGAGCTCGGGCCGGACGCGCCGTTCCCGATCAACTTCGCGGCCCCCCCGAGCCCGGTCTTCGGCCTGTGCTGCGCGGCGGTGCTGCTGTGCGTAGCGCTCTTCGTCGGCAGCCTGCGCCGCAGCACGCTGGGCAAGCAACTGCTCGCGGTGCGCTCCAACGAACGAGCAGCGGCCGCGGCCGGCATCAGCGTCCGCAACGTCAAGCTGCTGGCCTTCGCGCTGTCCTCCGCGATCGCCGGAATCGGCGGTGCGCTCTACGCCTACAACTACGGCGCCGTCAGCTCCGATCGGTTCGACCTCATGCTGGCCCTGACCTTCGTGGCGTTCGCCTACGTCGGAGGCATCGCCAGCGTGCCCGGGGCGCTCATCGCGGGCCTGGGCGTCACCGCGGGTCTGATGGGCTACCTCCTCGATGGCTGGATCGGCATCCCGAGCACGTGGCAACTCCTCCTCGGCGGCTTCGCGCTCGTACTCACGATCGCGCACCAACCCGACGGCATCGCCGGGCAACTCCGGCGAAGCACCCACCGTC